The genomic region TCCAGCTTGGAATCTTCTCTCCCACTTCTGTAGCCTCTTTTTTGCTTATCTTTCTTTCCAGAATTCCCCAAGAACTCTTTTCCCTCCAGTGCATAGAAGAATTCATTTGGGTTCCAAGGCTCCAACTTGCAGAAACCTTAATTCATAAGCTGCTTGCAGAACAAAGAGACTTCCATTTTAAGGCAATTTTGCTTATACATTTATCATACGTATATATTAGATATGATATGCATGATATATGTACAGCAACATGTATGTTATATGTGCATATTTATGTATGATATACATacatagtataaatatatttataaataacaagCATCTCGTTTTTCTTCTATTCACTACGTTGCAAACAATAAGGCAATTTAGAGATAAAAGGAACTGCTAAGTTTAGAGATAAAGATAGAACTGTCAGAGTCTGGGTCTCCTCAAGATTCACCCATTGCCTTGTGAAAAGCTGTTTGGAATTGAccccaaaatttatttcttatgtgTAGGGTGTTGAGAATCTGGAAGTAGGAATTATGTAAATTACGTACCTTTAGAAACATCAGGGTAAAATGGCTTTGCTAATCTTTTATTACGGCTTTCCTAAGATCATgattaaatgagagagagagagagagagagagagagagagagagagagagagagaacgtttATTAGTTCAATCGAATTTCCTAGTTAACCCCTGTGAAGGTCAAGCCAGATTTGATTTCTGGGTATTTTGACCCTAAATGAACTACATAGAAAACGTAAAAATGAACGAAGAGTAGTCATGCTAAGGAGCAGCAATTATTTTAAGGATGCCACGCGCTTGGAACACGCTTTACTTCTGGAAAGCTTTGCCCTAGTGCCTTAGTGGGGCGCAGGAAGAGGGCTGGGCGGTGTTTCCAGCAGAGACTTTTTCGGGGCGCTCCGCCTCCCCTCTAAACACCGCGCCAGGCGGAGCGGCAGCCCCCGGGGCTCCCGAGCTTCCTGCGCGTCCCTGGCCCCGTCCCCCGCGCCGGGCCGCCCCCGCcctctcccgccgccgccgcccccgccgcgaggggccgggcaggaggcGGTGGTCGGCCCGCCCCGCGACCCTTTTAAAGCGTCCCGTCCCGGGCGCGGCCGGGCTGGTGAGCCTGGCGGCGGGACAGCGGCGTGCGGAGCTCCGGGAGCGGCGCGCCAGAACCAGTGCCCAGGACTGCCTTTCCCGGCCGGGCGGGCGCTCCGAGTTCCCCGacgccccccgcgccccgcggcggcgcgccccactccgccctgcgGGTCCCGGGGGGCCCGGCCATGCGCCCACGCTAGTGCGCCCGGGGCGCAGCGCCGACCggggccgccccgccgcccgccgcccgccgccgccggcatGGGCGTGCTGCGCCCGCTGCTGCTCGCCGCGCTCTGCCTGGCCGGCCGGCTCCGACCCGCCCGCGGCTGTCAGCTGCCGTCGGAGTGGAGACCCCTGAGCGAGGGCTGCCGCGCCGAGCTGGCCGAGATCATCGTGTACGCCAAGGTGCTGGCGCTGCACCGGGAGGTGCCCGGCCTCTACAACTACCTGCCCTGGCAGTACGAGGCCGGCGCGGCGGGGCTCTTCTACTCCGCCGAGATCGAGATGCTGTGCGACCAGGCGTGGGGCAGCATGCTCGAGGTCCCCGCCGGCTCCAGGCTCAACCTCACCGGCCTGGGCTACTTCTCCTGTCACTCCCACACGGTGGTCCAGGACTCCtcctatttcttcttcctcaggtGAGCCCGGCACCTCGAACCCACACCGCCTCCCGTGCACAGCTGGGTGACCTCCCGAGGTCACAGTTATCTGGGGCCAGGTCAGGACTCCCACAGAACCCTGTCCCTGCCGTATGGGAACATGCCTTGGGGTCCTCTCGTTATTCCTTATCCGACGTCTCTACAAAGATACCAGGTATCTCTGGCTAAGGGTGGTTATAAGACAGGAATGATTTCTGTACTTCATGCAAAGAAGATGTTTCAGGCAAATGCCCAATACTTCATTTGagtcaacttaaaaaaacacacaaaacaaaaactggatTCAGTGGGAGTAGCTTGGGCcgatgaggaagaaaaagaaaaacctttgaaATCAGACTGTTGGAATTCTGGTTCTGCTCCTCCTGATTTTGTGCGAGTGACTGACCTCAGAACCTCAGTATCCTCACGTTAGTAATGTGAAAGGCAAGGTTGATTGAGACTAAAACAGAGTAACTGCTGGAAACACCTGGTGCAGGTTAGCTGCAGGGGGAGCGCACTCTCTTCTCCCCACCTGCTTGACTGTCAGGAAGTGAATGGTGCGGAATGCAGACCAGCTGTCCTAGTTTCACTCATATTCATCGGGATCAGTCTCATATCAGCTGCTGACAGACCTCAACGCCAAGCTATTcaaaatagccaagatttagGGGGGTGGGCTTCTGGGCGTAAGACCCTGAGTGACAGTGCTTTTAAGAGGATGGAGGTGAACCAGGCAGGTGGCCCTCTCCGATTGGAGACTCCTGGAATCTTGTAATGTTCCATGAAAGCTGGCCTTTGGTCCAGATGGAGTGCATGTGCATAAGAATTCAGTCAAGGGGTTCCACTGAAGTCTGAAACCGGAGAGCGGCAGGTGGAACCCTAAGTGCATTGGTTGTTTCCGATTGAAACAGGAGAGTGATAACAGAGCAgccgagagaaacatcaaaatggAATCTAGCATCTATAGTCTGAGAGTGAATTATCCAAAGTTGTGGTTGGTGCTGGTTCTGATCTGCCCAGTGTGTGAAGTAGCAATAAAGATGTTTGAATGACCGAGACCTGGGTCTGCAAATTCACTTTGAGCTTTTGAGATTTCTCTGAGACGGAAAACAGTTAGTTCCACAGAGGGCGTCCATAAGCCCATGGCAACACATGTTTTCCATATTGGAGCCAGAACATCTAAGTTTAGAATACATGCGTGCTTTGTGTTGGCTTGAGTGATTTAGCTAGAGTCAATTGGTTTTTTTCCTCATTGCTGGGGAAGTATAGTTTCTAAATAAAGTCAGTGAGGGCTGAGACTGTACCTTTCTTATACAGGAAAGCCTAACTcagatttttcatatttttatttaggaaAGACACTGGGAATCCAGCTATAAAACtacacaacaacaaaacattttttttttttccccaaaggaaaaaGCCGGAGTACTTGAGTAGATATCGTTCGTTTGTTCTTCCCCCAACTTTATCATGAAATACAGTTTTGACCACTGGCTCTATGGTGGGCAGCCAGCTCTTTCATCTTTTGCTCTGACATATTTACAAAGAGTTAGGGCAGAAATACAGAGGCAATCAGTGGTCTGATAGGATCTCCATTTCACAGGGCTGTGTTGTCCTAAGGGTGTAACAGCTGCCTACGAATCATTCCTGCTCTGTTATTCGGGGACCCACTGAGACAGATTCTGATCATTTCTCAGTGGAAAGCGGCAGTGGGGACTCACTGGTAAGCTGGAGAGTGACTTCCATCACCCCTTTTCCTTTCCGTGACTTTGTCTTTCCAGCAGGCTGTTTCCACTAGGCCCTGTAGAAACGTTAGCTCACATTTATGCCGCACTCACTTCATGCCAAGTGCTTTACTCACATGTCCTAATGTAGCCCTCACACTGCCACTGAGGAGTACAGTGCTAATATCATCCTGCTTTTCCAGGCTGGAATACTAAAGCAGaggattttaaaagtttgtttcaTGTCAGGCAGAAGATAAATAGTAAGGGTAGGATTTGAACCCGGGCCATTCCAACTGGCCTTCCTTTCACCAAGAAACAAGAAGCACTCTCTATGAGACGGAACGCTTCTTGGGAAATATATAAataggcacacagacacacagatacacacttTCCCCCCTGCTTCACCCAAAGTCATCTTTTTGAAAACCGTAAGAATAGATGCACGTACCTGAGGCAGAGAAATAATTAGTAACAGTAACTCCTCTGATGAGAGCCACGTGAGACACGGTTGTGTAATTGGCAAGACTGTCAGTCTTCTCTGACTCTTGATTAAAGCTGGTACACCCCAAAAAGTGTTTCTTCTACATCTGCTTGCTTCCCTCTTTCCTCACTAGGATGGATGAAAATTATAACCTTTTGCCTCATGGAGTCAATTTCCAAGATGCCATCTTTCCAGACACTCAAGAGAACAGAAGGATGTTTTCCAGCCTTTTCCAGTTTTCAAACTGCTCCCAAGGGCAGCAACTGGCAACTTTCTCCAGCGACTGGGAGATCCAGGAAGACAACAGGGTAAGAACTGGCTGTGCCCTTTGCAGCAGCAAAATAATAGAACAGCCACATCTTGTGTGAGTTTTGTGACCAAAGGAGTCAAGAATATTCTTCCCCAAGCCCAGACCAGAGTATTATCCTCCCTGCCAGCAGTTAAAAAACACTGCTCAGAAACTTCGGATTCCGGAGGCTTTACTATTGGCATGGGGTTTCTCACCAAGTGAGGGAGCGATACGGGAGGAAGGTTGGCAcgctgtgcctcaatttcctcttctgtaaaatggagacaattgTAGCATCTACATCACAGGGCTGATGCGATATGATTTCACTGTGTAAAATGTATAAATACGTAAAGCCCTTAGCGTAGTGCTTGACGGGGTAAGCACTCTACACATGTGAGCCATTGTgactatcatcattattattgtgTGTTGGTGTTGTTATTGATAGCATAGGACTCTTAAGAAATTTTCTAGGAAGAAAGAAATGTCCTTAAGGAACAGAATGGAATAATTGTCATAGCTAACACTTCTATGATTTTCCACAATAGTTGTTAAGGCATAGCCAAGATGGTTGGGAAATGTAAGGGTCAGGATGATTTGGGGGATGAACATATCAAAGGGATCTTCCCACCTGGGGCAGATGCCAGAGTTGTGGGGAAATTCTGAGGACTGTTCCTTTCCCAAAGCAATGGCACTGCCGCAGTGCAGGTGGGATGATTGTGGAACCAGGCCAGTCCCCTGCCCGAGACTTTTTAAGGGAAGGGACAGGCTGCTGAAGAGAGTCCTGCTGTGGGGATGTGGGGATCCCGTGGGAAAAGGACTGTTATATGAGCTAATGAACATGTTCGggggcttccttccttccatcttcacGTGATGGGTTTGGGCGAAGTGCTCTTCTCTTGTTTGGTGCATTGTCCTAGGGtagcttctttttttccccttttctttcttttttaattgcatggagc from Eptesicus fuscus isolate TK198812 chromosome 5, DD_ASM_mEF_20220401, whole genome shotgun sequence harbors:
- the CCDC3 gene encoding coiled-coil domain-containing protein 3, producing MGVLRPLLLAALCLAGRLRPARGCQLPSEWRPLSEGCRAELAEIIVYAKVLALHREVPGLYNYLPWQYEAGAAGLFYSAEIEMLCDQAWGSMLEVPAGSRLNLTGLGYFSCHSHTVVQDSSYFFFLRMDENYNLLPHGVNFQDAIFPDTQENRRMFSSLFQFSNCSQGQQLATFSSDWEIQEDNRLMCSSVQKALFEEEDHVKKLQQKVATLEKRNRQLRDRVKKVKRSLRQARKNGRHLELANQKLSEKLAATAGALPHINAFRREPAGSTYLRG